A single Candidatus Hydrogenedentota bacterium DNA region contains:
- the thiL gene encoding thiamine-phosphate kinase codes for MSKRPGDLGEFGLIRALTGGLRPGEGIIQGIGDDCAVIEAGGAQLLLTCDASLEGVHFHRNWGAPHDLGWKAAASAISDIAAMGGRARHVLVTLALPPDAPLEFVKAFYAGVADAVEQCDAAIIGGDTTASASGIVADITVIGDVPGRAVFRQGAESGDLIAVTGVPGRRGAGLYALLHGIDAPEYIQAYLKPLPRLAEGQWLQARDEVHAMIDISDGILPDAQHIATASGVGIDLDADELPADPSLDTFWGDQDRISPEERLRSGEEYELLVALAPEEATAVCGAFEVAFGLPLTPIGRCVRDFQGVRINGEIPERAGFEHFG; via the coding sequence ATGAGCAAGCGCCCCGGCGACCTCGGCGAGTTCGGCCTGATTCGCGCGTTGACGGGCGGCCTGCGCCCGGGCGAAGGTATCATCCAGGGCATCGGCGACGACTGCGCCGTGATCGAAGCGGGCGGCGCCCAGCTGCTGCTCACCTGCGACGCCTCGCTGGAAGGCGTCCACTTTCACCGCAACTGGGGCGCGCCGCACGATCTCGGCTGGAAGGCCGCCGCTTCCGCGATCAGCGATATCGCGGCGATGGGCGGGCGCGCCCGCCATGTGCTCGTGACCCTGGCCCTCCCACCGGACGCCCCCCTGGAGTTCGTCAAGGCCTTCTACGCCGGCGTCGCCGACGCCGTGGAACAGTGCGACGCCGCCATTATCGGCGGCGACACCACCGCATCGGCTTCGGGGATTGTCGCAGACATTACCGTCATCGGCGACGTCCCGGGGCGCGCGGTATTCCGCCAGGGCGCCGAGTCCGGCGACCTGATCGCCGTCACCGGCGTGCCGGGACGGCGTGGCGCCGGGTTGTACGCCCTCCTGCACGGCATCGACGCCCCCGAGTACATCCAGGCCTACCTCAAACCCCTCCCCCGCCTGGCGGAAGGCCAATGGCTCCAGGCCCGCGACGAAGTCCACGCCATGATCGACATCTCCGACGGCATCCTGCCCGACGCGCAACACATCGCAACCGCGAGCGGCGTGGGCATCGATCTGGATGCCGACGAGTTGCCCGCGGACCCTTCGCTCGACACCTTCTGGGGCGATCAGGACCGCATTTCCCCGGAAGAACGCCTGCGAAGCGGTGAAGAATACGAGCTCCTCGTGGCGCTGGCCCCAGAGGAAGCCACGGCAGTCTGCGGCGCCTTCGAAGTGGCCTTCGGACTCCCCCTCACCCCCATCGGAAGATGCGTCCGAGACTTCCAGGGCGTCCGGATAAACGG
- a CDS encoding NAD(P)H-hydrate dehydratase produces the protein MIQTITRTLSAHLLPPRPADGHKGSFGHVFVISGSRGFTGAMRLCCEAAGRSGCGLVTAGVPHSLGDIAATSLIEAMSRLLPDTPQHTISAAAVEPALAFAEDKEACVLGPGISTHPETRSFTHEFVARCKPPLVLDADALNNLAGDTSPLKSRAPLSAIITPHPGEMARLLGTDVGTVQADRNAAALDFAAAHGCVVALKGHHTVVAHPDGSVALNTSGNSGMATGGTGDVLAGLLGGLLAQGMGAWDAARLGVWLHGYAGDCAAEQFTGRALLARDVVAGIPQAFGVLVAGG, from the coding sequence ATGATCCAGACCATTACCCGCACGCTTTCCGCCCACCTGCTTCCCCCCCGCCCCGCCGACGGGCACAAGGGCTCCTTCGGCCACGTCTTCGTGATCTCGGGCTCGCGCGGCTTCACGGGCGCCATGCGCCTGTGCTGCGAAGCGGCCGGGCGCTCCGGGTGCGGGCTGGTGACCGCGGGCGTCCCGCATTCACTGGGCGACATCGCGGCGACATCACTGATCGAGGCCATGAGCCGCCTGCTGCCGGACACGCCGCAGCACACCATCAGCGCCGCCGCCGTGGAACCAGCGCTCGCCTTCGCCGAGGACAAGGAGGCCTGCGTGCTCGGGCCGGGTATCTCCACCCACCCGGAAACCCGGTCCTTTACGCATGAGTTTGTGGCCCGCTGCAAGCCGCCGCTCGTGCTCGACGCCGACGCCCTCAACAACCTGGCCGGTGATACGAGCCCCCTGAAAAGCCGGGCCCCGCTCAGCGCCATCATTACGCCGCACCCCGGCGAAATGGCCCGCCTCCTGGGAACCGACGTGGGGACGGTGCAGGCGGATCGCAACGCGGCGGCCCTGGATTTTGCGGCGGCGCATGGTTGCGTAGTCGCGCTCAAGGGCCATCACACTGTCGTGGCGCATCCGGATGGCTCCGTCGCGCTGAACACCAGCGGCAACAGCGGCATGGCGACCGGCGGCACGGGCGATGTGCTCGCCGGACTGCTCGGCGGCCTGCTCGCCCAGGGCATGGGCGCGTGGGACGCCGCCCGCCTCGGCGTCTGGCTCCACGGCTACGCGGGCGACTGCGCCGCGGAACAGTTCACGGGACGCGCGCTGCTTGCGCGGGACGTGGTGGCCGGAATCCCGCAGGCCTTCGGCGTGCTGGTGGCGGGCGGATGA
- the dtd gene encoding D-tyrosyl-tRNA(Tyr) deacylase: MRAVVQRVRHASVTANGMVTGSIGPGLLVLLGVDVNDSEKDADYMAEKIPGLRIFNDAEGKFNLSLEDVGGAVLLVSQFTLHGDCRKGRRPSFVAAARPELAIPLYERVAQLLRERGVEVAMGVFGAHMDVELLNDGPVTLLLDSGKAF, translated from the coding sequence TTGCGAGCGGTAGTACAACGCGTGCGCCACGCTTCCGTGACGGCCAACGGAATGGTGACCGGCTCCATCGGCCCGGGCTTGCTGGTGTTGCTCGGCGTGGATGTAAATGACAGCGAAAAGGACGCGGACTATATGGCCGAGAAGATCCCCGGCCTGCGGATCTTCAACGACGCTGAGGGCAAGTTCAATCTCTCTCTGGAGGATGTGGGCGGCGCAGTGCTGCTGGTGTCGCAGTTCACGTTGCACGGGGATTGCCGCAAGGGGCGGCGGCCCTCGTTTGTGGCGGCGGCCCGCCCGGAGCTGGCGATCCCACTCTACGAGCGGGTGGCCCAACTGCTGCGGGAACGCGGTGTGGAGGTTGCGATGGGCGTGTTTGGCGCGCACATGGACGTGGAACTGCTCAACGACGGCCCCGTGACGCTCCTGCTCGACTCGGGAAAGGCCTTCTGA
- a CDS encoding methionyl-tRNA formyltransferase — protein MRIAIAGSGTLSVKMLRPLLASRHTVVAAILDGRETRGYRRWIGPRLARWFRGSFSLSGQARKYGIPIFYIDRMDEAELAPLRALDIDVILVGGFSIILKPPIIEVPRIGCVNTHSSLLPRHRGPNPFSAAILAGDTVSGVTFHWMDAGVDTGNIIEQHEIPLDGETTMLGLYKDACELAGERVVALMDRIEAGEAPSTPQDPAAASYEKRCAVADSWIDWTQSAVAIDRKVRGMSPQPYVRFQWRDHLVLVHRVTFNPNPVDAAPGTVLANRPYLRIATGAGSVTLNVAFRQKPIPWVWPGFGKRPDVGEALASGPPA, from the coding sequence ATGCGCATCGCCATCGCCGGGAGCGGGACCTTGAGCGTGAAAATGTTGCGGCCCCTGCTTGCGTCGCGCCACACGGTGGTGGCGGCGATACTCGACGGGCGCGAAACGCGGGGGTACCGGCGCTGGATCGGGCCCCGGCTGGCGCGGTGGTTTCGCGGCAGCTTCAGCCTGAGCGGCCAGGCGCGGAAGTACGGCATCCCCATTTTCTATATCGACCGTATGGACGAGGCCGAGCTGGCGCCGCTGCGCGCGCTGGATATCGACGTTATTCTGGTGGGCGGCTTCAGCATCATATTGAAGCCCCCGATTATCGAAGTGCCGCGGATCGGGTGCGTGAACACGCACTCGTCGCTGCTCCCGCGCCACCGGGGGCCCAATCCATTCTCCGCCGCGATCCTCGCGGGCGACACGGTATCCGGGGTGACGTTTCACTGGATGGACGCGGGCGTGGACACCGGGAATATCATCGAGCAGCACGAAATCCCGCTGGACGGCGAGACGACGATGCTCGGGCTGTACAAGGATGCCTGCGAGCTGGCGGGGGAGCGCGTCGTGGCGCTGATGGACCGCATCGAGGCGGGCGAGGCCCCGTCCACGCCGCAGGATCCGGCGGCGGCCAGCTACGAGAAGCGCTGTGCGGTGGCGGATTCGTGGATTGACTGGACTCAGAGCGCGGTAGCGATCGACCGGAAGGTTCGGGGCATGTCGCCACAGCCATACGTCCGGTTTCAGTGGAGGGATCACCTGGTGCTCGTTCACCGGGTAACCTTCAATCCCAATCCCGTGGATGCGGCTCCGGGGACGGTGCTGGCGAACCGGCCCTATTTGCGGATCGCCACCGGCGCGGGCAGCGTGACGCTGAATGTGGCGTTCCGCCAGAAGCCAATCCCGTGGGTGTGGCCGGGATTCGGCAAGCGGCCCGATGTGGGGGAGGCGCTGGCGTCCGGGCCGCCGGCATGA
- a CDS encoding transposase has protein sequence MRKSEEAIRQAHRKLRRRESKNGQKLRAQTLVYAEYIIVFTTFPEEKFPPSVVMEWYRIRWQIELVFKRFKQIAKLGHLPKHDDESARQ, from the coding sequence GTGAGGAAGAGCGAAGAAGCCATCCGCCAGGCCCACCGCAAGCTCAGACGGCGCGAGAGCAAAAACGGGCAGAAACTCAGGGCCCAGACGCTCGTGTACGCCGAGTACATCATCGTCTTCACCACATTTCCCGAAGAAAAGTTCCCGCCCAGCGTCGTGATGGAGTGGTATCGAATCCGCTGGCAAATCGAGCTTGTTTTTAAGCGCTTCAAGCAGATCGCCAAACTGGGGCATCTGCCCAAGCACGACGATGAAAGCGCGAGGCAATAG
- a CDS encoding glycosyltransferase: MITIIIPVHNQIEYTRQCIATVRANTRAPYRLIVVDNGSTEPVAGVAETAGATVVRSETNRGFAGGVNLGLAHAEGHVLLLNNDTLVPPGWLEGLEAALLSAPDIGMAGPMSNYVSGSQLIPDLNFGHIDEIEAYAAQRRRDYPNAIRDVARLVGFCLLIRDTALAAAGPLDEAYGVGNFEDDDYCVRVLRAGFRLVVDEGGFVFHYGNRTFQSLGLVDSAWDRLIETNAALFGAKFDLRPEDRLDEYRQALQINREGGEALRGGDLAAALRHYRDAIRLAPRLARNHNDLAVALWQAGARGQALERIKVALQLEPDYAEARENLLDMGRALDRDAEVRAWLVALDAR, from the coding sequence ATGATCACGATCATTATTCCTGTCCACAACCAGATCGAATACACGCGGCAGTGTATTGCGACGGTGCGGGCCAACACCCGCGCGCCCTACCGCCTGATCGTGGTCGACAACGGGTCGACGGAGCCGGTGGCCGGGGTGGCCGAGACGGCGGGCGCGACGGTGGTGCGATCCGAGACGAACCGGGGCTTCGCGGGCGGGGTGAATCTCGGGCTCGCGCACGCCGAGGGGCATGTGCTGCTGCTGAACAACGACACGCTCGTGCCGCCGGGCTGGCTGGAGGGTCTGGAGGCCGCGCTTCTCAGCGCGCCGGACATCGGCATGGCCGGCCCCATGAGCAACTACGTCTCGGGGAGCCAGCTTATTCCCGATCTGAACTTCGGGCATATCGACGAGATCGAGGCCTATGCCGCGCAGCGGCGCCGCGACTACCCGAACGCGATCCGGGACGTGGCGCGGCTGGTGGGGTTCTGCCTGCTGATCCGCGACACCGCGCTGGCGGCGGCCGGCCCGCTGGACGAGGCCTACGGCGTTGGCAACTTCGAGGATGACGACTACTGCGTGCGCGTGCTGCGGGCGGGCTTCCGGCTGGTGGTGGATGAAGGGGGCTTTGTATTCCACTATGGCAACCGGACATTTCAATCGCTCGGGCTGGTGGACTCCGCGTGGGACCGGCTGATCGAAACGAACGCCGCCCTGTTTGGCGCGAAATTCGACCTGCGCCCGGAGGACCGGCTCGACGAGTACCGGCAGGCGCTCCAGATCAACCGCGAAGGGGGCGAGGCGCTGAGGGGCGGCGATCTGGCGGCGGCGCTCCGGCACTACCGCGACGCCATCCGCCTGGCGCCGCGGCTGGCGCGGAACCACAACGATCTCGCGGTGGCGCTCTGGCAGGCGGGCGCGCGCGGGCAGGCGCTGGAGCGCATCAAGGTGGCGCTGCAACTGGAGCCGGATTACGCCGAGGCCCGCGAAAACCTGCTGGACATGGGCCGGGCGCTGGATCGGGACGCGGAAGTGCGCGCGTGGCTCGTGGCGCTGGATGCCAGGTAG